GACGCCGGGTCGATGACGCCGCTGCTGGAGCGGTTCGCCGCGGCGGGCTACCACGCCGTCGCGCCGTACATGCGCGGCTACGCCCCCACCGGACTCGCGCCGGACGGCGACTACTCCGCGGGCGCGCTGGGCCGGGACGCGCTCGCGCTCGCGGAGGCGCTCGACGGCGACCCGGCGGTGCTCGTGGGACACGACTGGGGGGCCGCCGCGGGGTACGTCGCCGCGCACGTCGACCCCGCGGCGTTCGAGACCGTCGTCGGGATGGCCCTGCCGCCCCGGTTCGTCTCGTCCGTCCGCGAACACCCCCGACAGTGGCTCAGGAGCTGGTACGTGGCGGCGTTCCAGCTCCGCGGCGCGGAGCGACTCGTGCGTGCGGGGGACTTCGCGCTCGTGGAGTTCCTCTGGTCGACCTGGAGTCCGGGGTGGGACTACCCCGAGACCCGGATCGAGGCGGTGAAGAACACGCTCAACGCGCCGGGGACGACGACGGCGGCGCTCGAGTACTACCGCCAGTTCGTCCGCCGCGTGATCGAACGCGGCGCGCTCCGGCGCGACGCCGATCCCGGTCCGCCGCTCGACACCGACGCGCTCGTCGTCGCGGGCGCGGACGACGGCTGCGTCGGGATCGAGCTGTTCGACGACGCGGCCGCGGCGTTCGCCGGGGACTGTCGCGTCCTCCGGGTGCGCGACGCGGGGCACTTCCTCCACCGGGAGCGCCCCGACGTCGTCGCGGACGCGGTGCTCGACTGGTGCGACGCGCGGGTATAACCCGGTGGAACTGAACGGTCTTCGCATGCACCCGACGATCGCACGGACCCTGGAGGTGACGAGCGCCGTCGTCCGGGAGGTGCGCGCCGAACGGCTCACGTTCGTCGCGGGCAGCGTCGCCTACCACGCGTTCGTGTCGCTCCTGCCGTTGCTCGTGCTCCTGCTCACGGTCGTCTCCCTCGTCGGCGACGCCTCGCTCCAGGAGAGCCTGCTCGCCCTGACTCGGTCGGTCCTCACCCCCGGTACGGACGACGAGTTCGTCGCACAACTGCGCGCCGCGTCGCGGTCGACGAGCGTGTCCGTCCTCGGGTTCGTCGTGCTGCTGTGGGGGACGCTCCGGATCTTCCGCGGGATCGACACCGCGTTCTCGGCCATCTACGAGTCGAGCGCCGAGAACACGCTCGCAGACCAGCTCCGCGACGGGGTGCTCGTCCTCGGGGCGTTCACCGCGGCGATCGTCGCGGCGAGCGTCGTCGAGGCCGCCTTCCCGGCCGACGGCGGGGCGGCGCTGTCGGCGCTCCGA
The Halomarina pelagica DNA segment above includes these coding regions:
- a CDS encoding alpha/beta fold hydrolase, which encodes MDVDRERVVANGVAFEYLRAGDRSGPLALCLHGFPDDAGSMTPLLERFAAAGYHAVAPYMRGYAPTGLAPDGDYSAGALGRDALALAEALDGDPAVLVGHDWGAAAGYVAAHVDPAAFETVVGMALPPRFVSSVREHPRQWLRSWYVAAFQLRGAERLVRAGDFALVEFLWSTWSPGWDYPETRIEAVKNTLNAPGTTTAALEYYRQFVRRVIERGALRRDADPGPPLDTDALVVAGADDGCVGIELFDDAAAAFAGDCRVLRVRDAGHFLHRERPDVVADAVLDWCDARV